The proteins below are encoded in one region of Phaseolus vulgaris cultivar G19833 chromosome 1, P. vulgaris v2.0, whole genome shotgun sequence:
- the LOC137813840 gene encoding protein PHYTOCHROME KINASE SUBSTRATE 4-like: MQTVRDTDATFSSYLRPDNKATIITGPVEDATTELSIFDAHKYFNDDGSSNNNINIQKVSISRVSPMERIPERGDVIATEATRYSSASSSVDGYAHIRNYRARSFHAATPTASSEASWNSQTGLLSHPPGAIPVSMQNPQNPKNLRNPKHSKSSWLLRRKCPCTGKKSVQIKESAQESKSQISQQERDYEHHNVSHHITPNKWIPNQTPASLPVPVTATATLVATKSQRFHNSNSHRVASSVRVPFTDGFTFPVLNHNNPITKLKLANGVAEEDPPRDSLEVFRPPDESSPKPLNFTFPAKARVVEDDAASDASSDLFEIESFSTATQSTFPAAYRRSSRDSFDEASGSTSTTGFFFGRRSVDESSTTPTITECYEPSEASIEWSVTTAEGHDEAVPGVEEKWKRKGGNGLLVSCRCEKAVSVGPQPVKCGSEGQRGATSPSASHVNAIASGANSSKIGSVNKPPLARAHRNAPRVSLPFAT, encoded by the coding sequence ATGCAGACGGTGAGAGATACAGACGCAACTTTCTCATCCTATCTCAGACCCGATAACAAGGCAACAATCATTACAGGACCTGTTGAAGATGCCACCACTGAGCTTAGCATATTCGATGCTCACAAATACTTCAACGATGACGGTAGCAGCAACAACAACATTAACATTCAAAAGGTTAGCATCAGCAGAGTCTCTCCCATGGAACGAATTCCAGAGAGGGGTGACGTCATCGCCACAGAAGCCACCAGGTATTCCTCTGCTTCATCATCTGTGGACGGCTACGCCCACATCAGAAACTACAGAGCGCGCTCGTTCCACGCGGCAACTCCAACGGCTTCCTCAGAAGCCAGCTGGAACAGCCAAACCGGGTTGCTATCTCACCCTCCAGGTGCAATCCCAGTCTCAATGCAAAACCCTCAAAACCCTAAGAACCTCCGAAACCCCAAACACTCCAAATCCAGTTGGCTCCTAAGGAGAAAATGTCCTTGCACGGGGAAAAAATCAGTTCAAATCAAAGAATCAGCTCAAGAATCTAAATCTCAGATATCACAACAAGAAAGAGATTACGAACATCACAACGTTTCTCATCACATCACACCAAATAAGTGGATTCCGAATCAAACACCAGCATCGCTTCCGGTACCAGTAACAGCAACAGCAACACTTGTGGCTACGAAATCGCAACGGTTTCACAATTCCAACTCTCACAGAGTTGCGAGCTCTGTGAGAGTACCGTTCACCGACGGATTCACTTTCCCCGTGCTAAACCATAACAATCCAATCACAAAACTAAAACTCGCAAACGGCGTCGCAGAGGAAGATCCGCCGCGCGACTCGTTAGAGGTGTTCCGGCCACCAGACGAGTCATCGCCAAAGCCGCTGAACTTCACGTTCCCGGCTAAGGCACGCGTCGTCGAAGACGACGCCGCGAGCGACGCGAGCTCCGATCTCTTCGAGATCGAGAGCTTCTCCACCGCGACGCAGTCAACGTTTCCAGCGGCGTACCGACGCAGCAGCAGGGACTCGTTCGACGAGGCCTCGGGCTCCACTTCAACAACGGGGTTTTTCTTCGGTCGAAGAAGCGTAGACGAGAGCTCCACAACGCCGACGATAACGGAGTGCTACGAACCGAGCGAGGCGAGCATCGAGTGGAGCGTGACGACGGCAGAGGGACACGACGAGGCGGTTCCGGGCGTGGAGGAGAAATGGAAGCGGAAAGGAGGAAACGGTTTGTTGGTGAGCTGTCGGTGCGAGAAGGCAGTTAGCGTGGGGCCGCAGCCGGTGAAATGTGGATCAGAGGGACAGAGAGGTGCCACGTCACCATCAGCATCACATGTGAACGCTATCGCGAGTGGGGCGAACAGTAGTAAGATTGGGAGTGTAAATAAGCCACCACTTGCCAGGGCTCACCGCAACGCACCTCGCGTGTCGCTTCCTTTCGCGACATAG